A region from the Acyrthosiphon pisum isolate AL4f chromosome A1, pea_aphid_22Mar2018_4r6ur, whole genome shotgun sequence genome encodes:
- the LOC100574935 gene encoding uncharacterized protein LOC100574935 — MRRRLAAVFRSRWLRCAMAALALNYAAECVARNEPYWETDVAYLHWSTDVPAVTVCPAASGSPADHLRPPTPSNPMFNEIDNTLSINIIKRTSEFKKKDSFVFCKNMFKHCSWNGKAFNCCRHFQPHRFIIETPCFCINSLQTVNKKKKLVVSHFSKNGELKMEFNEPVEISLHSSVDVRFGELQQQYVTINAGDEMELLYTTRQIVEDVSLVALDLTKRGCLLQDERKLFHHHVYSKSACLLECALRRPEVYANNYTLCDCPPTCAEMEINAVWNGTQRSVDNVTRSILTMTKPATERLVMKARKDYVDLIVIVACMLQLFTGINLLDIPKFIFKKTKP, encoded by the exons ATGCGTCGTCGCCTCGCCGCAGTGTTCCGCAGTAGGTGGTTGCGATGTGCGATGGCCGCTCTGGCCCTCAACTACGCGGCCGAATGCGTGGCCCGCAACGAACCGTACTGGGAAACGGACGTGGCCTACCTGCACTGGTCAACCGACGTACCAGCGGTCACCGTGTGCCCCGCAGCTTCCGGTTCTCCGGCAGATCACCTTCGACCACCGACGCCGAG taaCCCAATGTTCAATGAGATTGACAATAccttaagtataaatataataaaacggaCGAgcgagtttaaaaaaaag gatagttttgtattttgtaaaaatatgtttaaacattGTTCGTGGAATGGAAAAGCATTCAACTGTTGCAGACATTTTCAACCACACCGATTCATCATTGAAACCCCCTGTTTTTGCATAAATTCTCTACAAACAGTTAACAA GAAAAAGAAATTAGTCGTAAGCCATTTTTCGAAAAATGGAGAGTTAAAAATGGAATTCAATGAGCCAGTTGAG ATTTCACTGCACAGTTCGGTAGACGTACGATTTGGGGAGTTACAGCAACAATACGTTACGATAAACGCGGGCGACGAAATGGAACTGTTGTATACGACCCGTCAAATCGTCGAGGACGTTTCGTTGGTAGCTTTGGACTTGACCAAACGTGGATGTTTGTTGCAAGACGAGAGAAAGTTATTTCATCACCACGTTTACAGTAAATCCGCCTGTTTACTAGAGTGTGCTTTGCGCCGACCCGAAGTATACG cTAATAATTATACGTTGTGCGATTGCCCTCCAACATGCGCAGAAATGGAAATAAATGCCGTATGGAATGGAACCCAAag aTCGGTCGATAATGTTACAAGAAGCATTCTCACGATGACAAAACCAGCAACGGAGCGATTGGTAATGAAAGCCAGAAAAGATTACGTTGATTTAATAG tTATCGTTGCCTGTATGTTACAATTGTTCACTGGAATAAATCTGTTGGACATTCCAAAATTTATATTCAAGAAAACTAAACCCtga